The Fusarium falciforme chromosome 10, complete sequence DNA segment CTGACCTTTGTCTCACTCTTCCTCTCGATGCGTCGCATGGGTTCCAAGTTCTGGCTCGGTGTATgcaccatcttctcctcggtcTTTGCTTTCCTCTTCGGTCTGGCTGTTACCACCAAGCTGGGTGTCCCCATCAGCGTTATTCTGCTGTCTGAGGGTCTTCCCTTCCTGGTTGTCACTATTGGCTTCGAGAAGAACATTGTCCTGACCCGCGCCGTCATGTCTCATGCCATTGAGCACCGACGCACGCAGGCCAAGAGCTCCAAGTCTGGCAAGCGATCCCCCGAGCGCTCTATGCAAAACGTCATCCAGTACGCTGTCCAGGCagccatcaaggacaagggtTTCGAGATTATGCTCGACTACGCCATCGAGATTGTCattctcgtcgtcggtgcTGCCTCTGGCGTGCAGGGTGGTCTCCAGCACTTCTGCTTCCTTGCTGCCTGGATCTTATTCTTTGATTGCATCCTGCTCTTCACCTTCTACACTGCCATTCTCAGCATTAAGCTCGAGATCAACCGTATCAAGCGCCACGTCGACATGCGCATGGCTCTCGAGGACGATGGCGTCAGCCGTCGTGTTGCCGAGACCGTTGCCAAGAGCGAGGACTGGCCCCGTGTCAACGGCAACGCCAAGGACACTTCCCTCTTTGGCCGTGAGAGCAGCAGCATTCCCAAGTTCAAGGTCCTCATGGTcctcggcttcctcctcgtcaacgcTGTCAACCTCGGCTCGATTCCCTTCCGCAACCCCAGCTCCCTGTCCAACATCCGTACCTGGGCTAGCAGCTTTGGCGGAGTGGCTTCGCCCATGTCCGTTGACCCTTTCAAGGTTGCCTCCAACGGCCTGGACGCCATCCTGGCTGACGCCAAGGCCAACAACCGACCCACCCTCGTCACTGTCCTCACCCCAATCAAGTACGAGCTCGAGTATCCTTCCATCCACTACGCCCTGGCGTCTTCTCTCAACGGAAGCGGCcctgaggttgaggagggatTCCACCCCTTCCAGCGATATGGCCTCGGCGGTCGCATGGTCGGCGGTCTGCTCAAGAGTCTGGAGGATCCAGTTCTCTCCAAGTGGATTGTCGTCGCCCTCGCTCTCAGTGTCGCTCTGAACGGCTACCTCTTCAACGTCGCTCGATGGGGTATCAAGGACCCCAATGACCCCGAACACCACATTGACCGAAACGAGCTCGCGCGCGCCCAGCAGTTCAACGACACCAGCTCGACCACCCTCCCTCTGGGCGAATACGTTCCTCCCACTCCCCAGCGCACCGAGCCCAGCACCCCCGCCGTTACCGACGATGAGGCCGACGGCCTGCACATGACCAAGGCTCGACCCGCCAACCTGCCCAAGCGAAGcaacgaggagctcgagaagctgtTGGCCGAGAAGCGAGTGCGCGAGATGAACGATGAAGAGGTTGTTTCTCTGTCAATGCGCGGCAAGATCCCTGGTTATGCTCTGGAAAAGACTCTGGGCGACTTTACACGTGCTGTCAAGATTCGACGTACCATCATCTCCCGAACCAAGGCCACGACCGACCTGACTCACACCCTCGAGCGATCCAAGCTACCTTACGAGAACTACAACTGGGAGCGCGTGTTTGGTGCTTGCTGCGAGAACGTCATTGGATACATGCCCCTTCCTGTCGGTGTTGCTGGACCTCTTGTAATTGATGGCCAGAGCTACTTTATCCCCATGGCTACCACTGAAGGTGTCTTGGTTGCCAGTGCCAGTCGAGGTTgcaaggccatcaactccGGTGGCGGCGCCATCACTGTTCTCACCGCTGACGGTATGACTCGTGGACCCTGTGTTGCTTTTGAGACTCTCGAGCgtgctggtgctgccaaGCTTTGGCTCGACTCTGAGGCCGGCCAGACCACGATGAAGAAGGCTTTCAACTCTACCAGCCGATTCGCCCGTCTCCAGTCGATGAAGACTGCGCTTGCTGGTACCAACCTGTTTATCCGATTCAAGACGACTACCGGTGACGCCATGGGTATGAACATGATTTCCAAGGGTGTCGAGCACGCTCTCAGTGTCATGTCTACGGATGGAGGCTTCGACGATATGCAGATTATCTCCGTGTCAGGCAACTACTGCACGGACAAGAAGCCCGCTGCTCTGAACTGGATTGACGGCCGAGGCAAGGGAGTTGTTGCTGAGGCCATCATCCCTGGTGAGGTTGTCCGCAGTGTTCTCAAGAGTGATGTCGACTCTCTGGTTGAGCTCAACGTGACCAAGAACTTGGTCGGTTCGGCCATGGCTGGTTCCGTCGGTGGATTCAACGCCCACGCTGCCAACATGGTGGCTGCCATCTTCCTTGCCACCGGTCAGGACCCTGCTCAGGTTGTTGAGAGTGCCAACTGTATCACCATCATGAAGAAGTAAGTGTTTTAGTCACATATCACCAGAATCATGCTAACCAACTGTCACAGCCTGAACGGAGCTCTCCAGATTTCCGTGTCCATGCCCTCGCTTGAGGTTGGAACCCTGGGTGGTGGTACCATTCTTGAGCCTCAGGGCTCCATGCTCGACATCCTCGGTGTCAGGGGATCTCACCCCACAAACCCTGGAGACAATGCCCGACGCCTGGCCCGCATCATCGCCGCGGCTGTGCTCGCTGGTGAACTGTCTCTGTGCAGTGCCCTCGCCGCTGGTCACCTGGTGCGAGCGCACATGCAGCACAACCGAAGTGCGGCCCCCTCTCGCAGCACGACTCCGGCTCCTCCCATGACGCCGATTTCCCTGGCCATGACCAACGCCCAGGAGCGTTCTGCCTCAACGACATCGATGAGCGCAGCCGCCATCCAGCGATCAAAGAGGTAAAGATGATGAAGTGTTTGACGGAGCATTTGGCGGGTTGGTGTCAAAATTCATAGATGTTGCTTGTAGGGCACATCGTCTTGGTTGGTGAAGGTCACAGCATGGAGTTTTCGCATTATGGGACATTCTGGAAAGGTCACGCATAGCGTACATATACATACACTACACGTAAAAGAtataacaacaacaacaggtGGATTAAGTTCCGCTTTAAAAAATGCATTTTAATCCTCTTTTGTACTTGTCGATCTGGTGTTTAAGTGAATGTCTTTACTCTAGCAACAGCCTCGCCGTCCATGGATGTGAACTtgatgcccttcttctccatctccctcTTGGACTCTTCCCACGTGTCCTGCATGACAGGCCTTGTACCCTCTTCCACGATCCAAGTCTGATATCCCTCGTCAACAGCATGCTCCGCTGTAGCCTTGACGCAATAATCACCCGCCAGACCAACAACGTAAACATCAGTAACCTCCTGCTCGTGAAGCATGCCCGCCAACCCACTGTCACTCAACCGAAACGGATCATAAAAAGCACTATACATCTCTACCCTCTCATCCTGTCCCTTCTCAATAACAGCATGCACCCTCGAGACATCCAGCTCAGGGACCAGCTCCGCGCCCTCGGTACCCTGGACGCAGTGCGTCGGCCAGAGTGTCGTCTCGTATGTGCGCGAGGGATCGTGGGGGTGGGTGATGACGGTGGAGGATGTGTAGGGTTCCGCGGAGGGGTGGTTGGATGCGAAGGAGATGTGTGTTGGCGGGTGGAAGTCTTTTGTTGCGAGGATGAGGGGGAAGGGGAGGGAGGTTAGGATGTTGATTGGGGTGGCGATGGAGCGGCCTTCTGGGACCGGGAGGGAGCCGTTCTATAAGAGTTAGTCCTGAATGTGAGGGTATTTTGAGAGAAGTGAGGAGCTCAATTGCGTGTTGAGAGTCGTATCACAGGTTCATGTCAAGATTGGGTTCGTGAGTCAAGGAAGTGGAATGTGAATAGAGATGCTCTCGTCATCGCCGGGCGGGCTTGAGTAAGATGCGCAATTTTGTCGCATCATCATCCCTCCGAGAAAATGAAAAATCACGGTTCGTGCAGTTGCAATTTCGGGTGAACGAGAGGACTCCTTGGTCGACTTCAACTTCACCATCTCACCCAGGTAGCATGTGACAGAGACAAAAAGAGGCAACTCACTGGTGGGCAAAAATCCTCCTGAAAGTCCACAATAATGAGGGCCGGCTTGAATTGTTTCTCGTATGCCATTCTGAGGTTCAGTAGTGACGTTCTATAGGTGGGTTGGCTGcaggtgatgatggaggggcTGTTGGGGAGTTCAAGTTGAGGGTCTCGGGATAAGCCGATAAGCGACCCCGCCATGAGGCATCACGGGACAAGAGTAGCACAGCGAGTCAAGCACAATTCTAGGCTTTGTACTGAGTACAAGGTTACCAGCACCATGAACCAAGCAAGGTTCATTCaaccaaaaagaaaaagtaGAGACAAACAGCAAAAAAGATGAGTTATGTTATAGGAAAAGCCCGATGCGGGGGTCGAACCCGCAACCTTGAGATCGCGTACTCATCACCTGGTTTTAAGAGGGACACTCTTTATTTTACCAAGGTGATCTAAGAGTCTCACGCTCTACCGATTGAGCTAACCGGGCTCAATCTTTGTTTGAAAATTTGCCTCAGAATGTAGTACATATTGGGCTGAATGAAAAGAATCTGCAAGTCAAAGTTTCTCTTCATGTGTGGGGCTGGGGCGTTGAGGTTTGGCTTGGTGGGTTTGGTGGGTTTTTTTGGTGGCGTGGCAGGGATACCCTTGTGTTTTAGGGCGTGATTATGTAATGGCAGGTGTCAGTTGAGCTACCCTGGACAAACATGTTGACTTCGGAGGTCATTCAATGAGGAGGAAACATGCAGCAATTGGctttttaagaataataggTCGGGTCGTAGATCTCTTTATTTAGTCCCATTACGCGCTCGCATAAGCAAGTCACCAGATTGGTGTCTGCTTTTGCTTGTCAGCTTTGTCGTGCCTAGTCCTGCTCTGCTCATCTTTACCGGAAGAGGCGGAATGGCAACAGCTTGATTGACCCCAGCCAAGATATCGACATGATATGGCCTTACGATTTAATGTAGCTCGCTAAGCCCTTTACTATCTCTCTCTTTGGTCTAGAAGCTCAGGCAATCTACTCTCAGCGTGGGATGTGAAGGACACGAGTTCCATCTATGATGAATTGCTCAAAGGCTTCGTTTAAAAGAGCAACACGGACCATACGGCGAAAGAGGCAAGCATCTCACTGAATAATAACGCAAGTGCCCCCTTGTATCGTCCTCCCTTGCCACTATCCTATCCCTACGCCGCGTGAATGCCCAGTCCCTATCCACCCACTTCACATCACCTAACCGGGTACTTTACCCTGCCAGATCAATTCGAAATCTTACCCCAAGCAGAAAGACGCGCCATGATTTGTCTGCTCGAACTTCGTCAAAATCCGACCCGGTAAGCGCTAGCCTTAGCGAAGCGAGAGAGCATGGTCCGAAAAGCGCTTAACTATCCCAAGACCCTGGGTCAACTGCGGCTTCTTGTATCTACCGCTCGTTTAAATACAAGGTGTCGTCTCCCCCGCGGGTCTGTGGTTTCGTCATCTTTGTTATGGCGCCTTTACTGCTGGATCAGCTACCTAGCCTGACGAGCCCTCTGGGCATCGTCTTGGTGGTTTTGGTGACCATTGTGGTGCTTTACTTTGTCGAGAATCTCATTCATGTGCCGTATCCTCCGGGGATTCCGCTTATTCGTGAACCTGAGGGTGCTCGTCGGTTTAGTCTGCGGACGAGGTATGCCTACCTCACAGATTGCCAGGCACTCTTTCGCGAGGCATATCACGACGTTTGTCCAACCCTCGCCCAAACAAATCGACTCTACTAAGAATTTCTCTCAGTACATCAAAAAGGGAAAGCCCGTCGTCATCCCCGGCTTCGGCTTCCGAAAAGAAGTCATCCTCCCCCAAAGCTCCATGAAATGGGTCCTCTCCCAACCCGATGAAGTCCTCAACGTCACCAAAGCCTTTGCAGAGGTAAACCAGATCAGATGGAGCCTCGGACACGAAGAGATCGCCGTCGATGCATGGCAAGGCATGCTCGTCAAGAGCGATCTGAACCGCGTGCTGGAAAACATTGTCAACGCCATGAACAATGAGCTAAAGACTGTGTTTGATGAGCAGTTTGGGAAGGATACCGAGAATTGGAGGGAGATTGATCTTAGGTCAACGATTCAGATTATTGTTGCGCAGGCTGCTAGTCGGTTTACTGTTGGGCTGCCGTTGTGTAAGTTTGTTGCCTTGTTGATGTGGTGAGTTGCTGACAGGATGAAGGCCGTAACAAACATTACCTCAAGACATCTCTCAAGATCAACGACCTTCTCATTTTAAATGCTGGTCTCACTGGAGGCTTGCCTCTTGTCTTGCAGCCCATCGTCGGCACCCTTCTCAGCATCCCAACAGGCATACAATTCCGCAAACTTAAGAAGTGGTTCGTTCCTCTCTGGAAGGGGCGCATGGAAGCCGACCCAAGTGTTCCCGAGCCCCAGGATCATCTACAGATGATGCTTCGATATGGCCAGCGCGAACGCCCAGATGAGATCAACGACATGGATGTTATGACCGGGCGTCTGATTGCTCATAACTTTGGTTCAATGCATCAGACACAGATCCAAGTCACCAACCTGATTCTCAACGTGCTTGGTTCTGACGCCGagttcaacaccatcgcCGTCTTGCGCGATGAGATCGACCGCATCCTCGGTCCCGACGAGGACGCTCAATGGACGAAGGCTCTTGTTAACCAGATGACCCGTGCCGATAGTCTTTGCCGTGAGACTCTCCGCCTGGGTGCTTTCGGAGGAAGAGCCAACTTTCGCAAGGTCATGACGTCTGATTTCACGACCGAAGATGGCATCCCACTTCCCAAGGGTCTTATGATTTCGTTCCTCGGTCAGCCAGCCCAGACGGACGAGGAAACCATGGAAGACCCCCTCAAGTTCGACCCTTTCCGCTTCTCCCGCATGCGCGAACTTGCTGTCAGCCGTGATGAAAAGGTGCCTCTTGTGAGCATGGTGTCAACGTCGCCCGAGTTTCTCCCCTTCGGACATGGAAAACACGCTTGCCCTGGTCGGTTCTTGATTGATTTCGAGCTCAAGATGATTCTTGCGTATATGTTAAGGAATTATGATATTGCGTTCCCGAAAGAGTATGAGGGCAAGAGGCCGCCGAATGTCTGGATGGCTGAGGCCGTGTTACCGCCAGAGGGCGTTAGGATCAGGatcagaagaaggacgagtcAGCCTAGTAATTAGAAATATAGACTATGCTAGAGAGATATATGAATGGCCTGACTAGTTAATCGACTtcatcttattatctagccTTCATATGtggtataattaattttaccATTTTTCTTCTGAGTCTTGCAAGATCTAACCTCTGCCGAAGTAGATAGGTTGAAGCAGGCTGTATTTTATGCACGTATCTTTGAGCTCGGGGTCGTCTAACCCTGGCAGAGTAGAAACACGTAGAAACACGTAGATGAGATGGGATATCTTCCAAGGTGATTAAACACGCACATAGCATTATTATCAAACTTtcataatatttttaaaaatacttattagtcacaataaaaaaaaactcagTCATTGACGCCTGCCAACATTAAACCCAACGCTGTAAAATACCGTACCCGCATAGCATTATCCCCGTCATTATCATCCTCTCCCAACCGAGATGGTGACATGCTGTCTGAACAGCTTTAGTCCGTATTAGGTTCCTCAAATCAACTTGACAAATGCCATCCTTGGGACTGTTTCTATTTCTCGGCATCTCGGTTCTGCATGTTGTTTCGTCAACCTTCTGCCGTTTCCCGTTGCAAACTTGGTGTACGTCAAGGTATCCATGACCCTACCCAACTTCTCGACCGCAGCTCTCTGTCTCGATTCAAACTGAAAGCCGGATTTGATAAGTACGTGACCGCTTGCCGGATTCCCCTCAAAGACTACGGCTTCCAGCCGCAGCAAGTGCTTAAAGTTTCCAAAGGCCCAGTTGGAGAAGGCAGTGACCACTTCTGTTGCGATGCCTTGATGCCAATAGTCTTCACATAACCAGTAGCCAATCTCCATGGTACGGTAGTGGATGTCGTCTCGCGGTTTGAGGCCGATGCCGCCGATGACGGCTAAGCCGTCCAGCCGGCAGATCGCAAAGTCGCGAATAGGGGATGGGACATTGGCGATGGAGATCCATTTCTTGGCATCTTCGACAGTGTATGGCTGCGGGAATGCGTTGGTCATCCATCGCGCTACTCGTGGGTTGTTTGCCGTTTTGGCGAGAGACTCAACGTCTCCTTCATTGTAAGCTCGCACCAGGCAGCTGTTGAGCTGAAGAATGGGTTTTGAGGACATTTTGGGCGTTGTAATTGCAGATATCCGCGTTGGTAGAGATGAGAGGTGCCGTGCCAGTTGCATGTACTTGTCTTGGGGCTTTATACCGAATACGCGACCGGCTGACTCACGTTTGAGCTCCGATTGCTGCTCCGGTGGCGGTGGGCGTATGACAGGAAATCAGTGGAACACACCTATTACTGACCAAGCAGATGGCGCGGGGGACGAATTGTGGTGTGACAAAAGCAGTCATTGCTTCCGATGACAGTTTTAGGCAGATTAAAGAGAGAAACAATGATACCTTGAAGGGAGGCTATCTCAACGACTGCCAGTCGCGTCATGTGGTCACAACGTTGGGAGCATATCGATCATTTAACCGCACTGTGGTCAAGCCGCCTTAATGAGTGAGCGCCAATGCCCTTCTGACTAAGGGTGTTTGCATTAGATAGCGTAGTGTCATGGAGGACCGGTATGAGCGAGCGAGATCTTGCCATCCCCTTAAGTGGAGAGCTGCAGAGTTCTTCAAGGACGTAAAGGTGAAGATGCAGCGCCTAACTAACACTTTGAGGCAATATGTCCATATGTCTAGCCGAGTATGAAGGAAGAGAGGAAAGTTTAGGTCTTGCCAGGGGAGGGAGACCTGGTTGAATGCCTAGGCTGCCTACTATAGGGGTAAGCCTTGAGAGACTTGTACCTGACCGCTGGCACCCCAAAGGGGCGACAGGCCAATACTGAGATTTGCATGACATAATGAAGAATGTGGTTATCAACATATGAGAGCGGTAAAACCCAAT contains these protein-coding regions:
- a CDS encoding Isochorismatase domain-containing protein, producing MAGSLIGLSRDPQLELPNSPSIITCSQPTYRTSLLNLRMAYEKQFKPALIIVDFQEDFCPPNGSLPVPEGRSIATPINILTSLPFPLILATKDFHPPTHISFASNHPSAEPYTSSTVITHPHDPSRTYETTLWPTHCVQGTEGAELVPELDVSRVHAVIEKGQDERVEMYSAFYDPFRLSDSGLAGMLHEQEVTDVYVVGLAGDYCVKATAEHAVDEGYQTWIVEEGTRPVMQDTWEESKREMEKKGIKFTSMDGEAVARVKTFT
- a CDS encoding 3-hydroxy-3-methylglutaryl coenzyme A reductase — encoded protein: MASFLPRRFRGETQVTEKTTPSWASKRLTPIAQYLARRACSHPIHTVVLVAVLASTSYVGFLQENFFNVDVDTTAVGKADWSSLVEGSRVLRAGPETAWKWKGVEQDVDVAGADADHLALLTLVFPDTLSTDSPSTAPRSHHVPVPQNLSIRQLPSTENPFTTYSQDSILAYSLPYAEGPEFLAATQEIPNEDSEETETEHGREKKTWIMKAAKVNTRNSIVQWASNAWTEFLDLLKNAETLDIVIMLLGYIAMHLTFVSLFLSMRRMGSKFWLGVCTIFSSVFAFLFGLAVTTKLGVPISVILLSEGLPFLVVTIGFEKNIVLTRAVMSHAIEHRRTQAKSSKSGKRSPERSMQNVIQYAVQAAIKDKGFEIMLDYAIEIVILVVGAASGVQGGLQHFCFLAAWILFFDCILLFTFYTAILSIKLEINRIKRHVDMRMALEDDGVSRRVAETVAKSEDWPRVNGNAKDTSLFGRESSSIPKFKVLMVLGFLLVNAVNLGSIPFRNPSSLSNIRTWASSFGGVASPMSVDPFKVASNGLDAILADAKANNRPTLVTVLTPIKYELEYPSIHYALASSLNGSGPEVEEGFHPFQRYGLGGRMVGGLLKSLEDPVLSKWIVVALALSVALNGYLFNVARWGIKDPNDPEHHIDRNELARAQQFNDTSSTTLPLGEYVPPTPQRTEPSTPAVTDDEADGLHMTKARPANLPKRSNEELEKLLAEKRVREMNDEEVVSLSMRGKIPGYALEKTLGDFTRAVKIRRTIISRTKATTDLTHTLERSKLPYENYNWERVFGACCENVIGYMPLPVGVAGPLVIDGQSYFIPMATTEGVLVASASRGCKAINSGGGAITVLTADGMTRGPCVAFETLERAGAAKLWLDSEAGQTTMKKAFNSTSRFARLQSMKTALAGTNLFIRFKTTTGDAMGMNMISKGVEHALSVMSTDGGFDDMQIISVSGNYCTDKKPAALNWIDGRGKGVVAEAIIPGEVVRSVLKSDVDSLVELNVTKNLVGSAMAGSVGGFNAHAANMVAAIFLATGQDPAQVVESANCITIMKNLNGALQISVSMPSLEVGTLGGGTILEPQGSMLDILGVRGSHPTNPGDNARRLARIIAAAVLAGELSLCSALAAGHLVRAHMQHNRSAAPSRSTTPAPPMTPISLAMTNAQERSASTTSMSAAAIQRSKR
- a CDS encoding N-acetyltransferase domain-containing protein yields the protein MSSKPILQLNSCLVRAYNEGDVESLAKTANNPRVARWMTNAFPQPYTVEDAKKWISIANVPSPIRDFAICRLDGLAVIGGIGLKPRDDIHYRTMEIGYWLCEDYWHQGIATEVVTAFSNWAFGNFKHLLRLEAVVFEGNPASGHVLIKSGFQFESRQRAAVEKLGRVMDTLTYTKFATGNGRRLTKQHAEPRCREIETVPRMAFVKLI